From one Streptococcus pneumoniae genomic stretch:
- a CDS encoding aspartate-semialdehyde dehydrogenase, producing MGYTVAVVGATGAVGAQMIQMLEESTLPIDKVRYLASARSAGKVLQFKGQDVTIEETTEDAFEGVDIALFSAGGSTSAKYAPYAVKAGAVVVDNTSYFRQNPDVPLVVPEVNAHALDAHKGIIACPNCSTIQMMIALEPIRQKWGLDRVIVSTYQAVSGAGMGAILETQAQLRAVLNDGVAPKDVEANILPSGGDKKHYPIGFNALPQIDVFTDNDYTYEEMKMTKETKKIMEDDSIAVSATCVRIPVLSAHSESVYIETKEVAPIDEVKAAIAAFPGAVLEDDVAHQIYPQAINAVGKRETFVGRIRRDLDAEKGIHMWVVSDNLLKGAAWNSVQIAETLHERGLVRPTQEVVFELK from the coding sequence ATGGGATATACAGTAGCTGTTGTTGGTGCAACTGGTGCCGTTGGGGCGCAAATGATTCAGATGTTGGAAGAGTCAACTTTGCCGATTGATAAGGTTCGTTATTTGGCATCTGCTCGTTCAGCAGGCAAGGTCTTGCAGTTCAAGGGACAAGATGTAACCATTGAAGAAACGACAGAAGATGCTTTTGAAGGTGTCGATATTGCGCTCTTTTCAGCAGGTGGATCAACTTCTGCTAAGTATGCGCCGTATGCGGTCAAGGCAGGAGCGGTTGTCGTTGATAATACGTCTTATTTCCGTCAAAATCCTGATGTGCCACTTGTCGTGCCTGAAGTCAATGCGCATGCGCTTGATGCTCACAAGGGAATTATCGCCTGTCCAAACTGTTCAACCATTCAGATGATGATTGCCCTAGAGCCTATTCGTCAAAAATGGGGCTTGGACCGTGTGATTGTATCAACCTATCAGGCTGTTTCTGGAGCAGGTATGGGTGCGATTTTGGAAACCCAAGCGCAACTGCGTGCGGTCTTAAATGACGGTGTAGCACCAAAAGATGTAGAAGCGAATATCCTACCGTCTGGTGGTGACAAGAAGCATTATCCAATCGGCTTTAACGCGCTGCCACAGATCGATGTCTTTACGGACAATGATTACACCTATGAAGAGATGAAAATGACTAAGGAAACCAAGAAAATCATGGAAGACGACAGTATCGCTGTTTCTGCGACCTGCGTCCGCATTCCGGTCTTGTCAGCTCATTCAGAATCTGTCTATATTGAAACCAAAGAAGTAGCACCGATTGATGAAGTAAAAGCCGCAATCGCAGCCTTCCCAGGCGCTGTCTTGGAAGACGATGTGGCGCACCAAATCTACCCACAAGCTATCAATGCGGTGGGCAAGCGTGAAACCTTTGTCGGTCGGATTCGTCGCGACTTGGATGCTGAAAAAGGGATTCACATGTGGGTTGTATCAGACAATCTCTTGAAAGGTGCAGCTTGGAACTCTGTTCAAATCGCTGAAACCCTGCACGAACGTGGTTTGGTTCGTCCGACGCAAGAAGTCGTTTTTGAATTAAAATAA
- a CDS encoding NAD(P)H-binding protein → MYSRIAQIVTKELLSQPRFEDVHMTLVLRKSKRLAKWANHSCVTLLEGGIEDARVMDQAMKGEAIVYVAPVDITPDSRVTSIVISSMKRYQVRHLLSSNAMGIYHEVEGEFGLANQEAIDDVFEELCQSEQLVVNSGLDYMIIHIPCLHDKHHLDHVVTGCFEPFYSQYVSRKSVADLVLNIIGNSVFGLHDSLALAEAR, encoded by the coding sequence GTGTATAGCCGTATTGCACAAATCGTCACAAAAGAACTATTATCTCAGCCGAGATTTGAGGATGTTCATATGACTCTGGTCTTGAGAAAGAGTAAACGACTAGCAAAATGGGCAAATCACAGTTGTGTAACCTTACTTGAAGGTGGCATAGAGGATGCTAGAGTGATGGATCAAGCGATGAAAGGAGAAGCTATTGTTTATGTAGCACCGGTTGATATTACACCAGATAGTAGGGTGACATCGATTGTCATTTCTTCTATGAAGAGATATCAAGTTAGACATCTGTTGTCGTCCAATGCTATGGGGATTTATCATGAAGTAGAAGGCGAATTTGGACTGGCTAACCAAGAAGCGATTGATGATGTATTTGAAGAACTTTGTCAGTCAGAACAGCTGGTCGTAAATTCTGGACTTGACTACATGATCATTCACATTCCCTGCCTACATGATAAGCATCATCTTGACCATGTTGTAACAGGATGCTTTGAGCCATTTTACAGTCAATATGTATCAAGAAAAAGTGTAGCCGATTTAGTTCTGAATATCATAGGTAATTCTGTTTTCGGATTGCATGATAGTTTAGCCTTGGCTGAGGCTCGATAA
- a CDS encoding cupin domain-containing protein — protein sequence MADLAMLRQESPFKMGDKNEAYQAVFTGQSYLDILAQAPDGQVAVANVTFEPSCRNHWHVHVDGYQILLVTGGEGWYQEEGKSARRLTAGDVIVTDKGVKHWHGATKDSWFEHIVITAGKSEFYEAVSDEEYAQLDEE from the coding sequence ATGGCAGATTTAGCAATGTTGAGACAAGAAAGTCCCTTTAAAATGGGGGATAAAAACGAAGCCTACCAAGCTGTCTTTACAGGTCAGTCCTACTTAGACATACTGGCTCAAGCACCAGATGGACAAGTGGCCGTTGCAAATGTGACGTTTGAGCCGAGTTGCCGCAACCACTGGCATGTCCATGTAGATGGTTATCAGATTCTTTTAGTGACAGGGGGTGAGGGGTGGTACCAAGAAGAGGGAAAATCCGCTCGTCGTCTGACAGCAGGAGATGTTATTGTGACGGATAAGGGTGTCAAACACTGGCACGGAGCGACAAAGGATAGCTGGTTTGAACACATCGTTATCACTGCAGGAAAAAGTGAATTTTACGAGGCTGTGAGTGATGAAGAATATGCACAATTAGACGAGGAGTAG
- a CDS encoding ATP cone domain-containing protein produces MQVIKRDGQITEFNPDKIYQAILKAAQTVYVLTDDLRQNLAQVTKKVVLDLEDAKVERATISMIQSMVEHRLLGAGYITIAEHYISYRLQRDLERSGYGEHIAVHLHFEQIR; encoded by the coding sequence ATGCAAGTGATTAAACGAGATGGGCAAATTACTGAATTTAACCCAGATAAGATTTATCAAGCGATTTTAAAGGCAGCGCAAACCGTCTATGTCCTGACAGATGATTTGCGTCAAAACCTAGCTCAAGTCACAAAAAAAGTTGTCTTGGATTTGGAAGATGCCAAGGTAGAACGTGCCACCATTAGCATGATTCAATCTATGGTAGAACACCGCTTATTGGGTGCTGGCTACATCACCATTGCAGAGCATTATATTTCTTACCGTTTGCAGCGCGATTTAGAGCGCAGTGGCTATGGTGAGCACATTGCTGTTCATCTTCATTTTGAACAAATTCGTTAA
- the dapA gene encoding 4-hydroxy-tetrahydrodipicolinate synthase, with the protein MSLEELRKARIITALVTPFHEDGSINFKALPKLIEHLLAHHTEGLILAGTTGESPTLTHEEELELFAEVQRIVAGRVPLIAGIGTNDTRDSIEFAREVAAFGGFAAGLAVTPYYNKPTQEGLYQHYKAIADASSLPIMVYNVPGRTVAGLTVETSLRLAEHPNIIAIKDCTGVATISNLVENAPEDFLVYTGEDGEAFHAKALGAQGVISVAAHTNGDDFHAMFEALDKGDVAEAANIQRKLLPKVDALFSTTSPAPLKAVLNHQGFEVGPLRLPLVACTEEEAKAVIAAMEK; encoded by the coding sequence ATGTCACTAGAAGAATTGAGAAAAGCACGCATTATTACGGCGCTCGTTACGCCTTTTCATGAAGACGGAAGTATCAACTTTAAGGCATTGCCTAAGTTGATTGAACACCTCCTTGCCCACCATACAGAAGGTTTGATTTTGGCAGGGACAACGGGAGAAAGTCCAACACTCACCCACGAGGAAGAGTTGGAACTCTTTGCAGAAGTGCAACGCATCGTCGCTGGTCGTGTGCCTTTGATCGCAGGTATTGGAACGAATGATACAAGAGATTCGATTGAATTTGCGCGTGAGGTAGCAGCCTTTGGCGGATTTGCAGCTGGGCTTGCAGTCACACCTTATTACAATAAGCCAACGCAAGAAGGGCTTTATCAGCATTACAAGGCGATTGCTGATGCTAGCAGTCTACCGATTATGGTCTACAATGTACCTGGGCGCACCGTGGCTGGTTTGACGGTGGAAACGTCTCTCCGTTTGGCTGAGCATCCCAACATCATTGCGATTAAGGATTGTACAGGTGTAGCCACCATTTCGAATCTGGTAGAAAATGCGCCAGAAGATTTTCTGGTCTATACAGGAGAAGATGGCGAGGCTTTCCACGCTAAAGCACTTGGAGCTCAAGGGGTGATTAGTGTAGCAGCTCACACAAACGGGGATGATTTCCATGCTATGTTTGAGGCGTTGGACAAGGGAGATGTGGCAGAAGCAGCTAACATTCAACGCAAATTATTGCCAAAAGTAGATGCGCTCTTTTCAACAACTAGCCCAGCACCGTTAAAAGCAGTCCTCAATCACCAAGGATTTGAGGTAGGACCACTGCGCTTGCCACTGGTTGCTTGTACAGAAGAAGAAGCGAAAGCTGTTATTGCAGCAATGGAAAAATAA
- the nmlR gene encoding stress response transcriptional regulator NmlR codes for MNIKKASELSGLSSDTIRYYERIGLIPKVQRNSAGIRDFSERDLAALEFVRCFRSAGVSVESLIDYISLCQDGEEQHLAERRSILMEEREKLQKKADELLAAISRLDYKIANYEKVMVEMEGNLFKKGE; via the coding sequence ATGAATATCAAAAAAGCCAGTGAATTATCCGGTTTGTCAAGCGATACGATTCGGTATTATGAGCGGATTGGCTTGATTCCAAAGGTTCAGAGAAATAGTGCTGGCATTCGTGATTTTAGCGAACGAGATTTGGCGGCGCTCGAATTTGTTCGATGTTTTAGGAGTGCAGGGGTGTCGGTTGAGAGCCTGATTGACTATATTAGCTTGTGTCAGGATGGAGAAGAGCAACATCTTGCAGAGCGTCGTTCGATTTTAATGGAGGAACGCGAAAAATTGCAGAAAAAGGCGGATGAGCTATTAGCAGCTATCAGCCGACTGGACTATAAGATTGCTAACTATGAGAAAGTCATGGTGGAGATGGAGGGAAACTTGTTTAAAAAAGGAGAATAG